In Aquimarina spinulae, a single window of DNA contains:
- a CDS encoding thioredoxin family protein, translating into MEQPTTMTIPELITQGIDNSFTYQEYKSLISSLLTKNKSTGHEQSEALTNYSMLNDRRMKRWDKTLKIDESISTSFSNTDLDVTWVVLTEGWCGDAAHVLPVLNKLAELNDGIDLKIISRDDHDELMNNFLTNGGKSIPKLIVYDNQNKEVLNSWGPRPSVATQMVNDYKEQHGSLDPEFKQDLQVWYNKDKGANIAEDLADLL; encoded by the coding sequence ATGGAACAACCTACTACAATGACAATACCCGAATTGATAACTCAAGGAATTGATAATTCCTTCACATACCAAGAATATAAGAGTTTGATTAGTAGTTTATTAACTAAAAATAAATCTACTGGTCATGAACAATCTGAAGCATTAACAAATTATAGTATGCTTAATGACCGTAGAATGAAACGATGGGATAAGACTTTGAAAATCGACGAATCTATTAGTACTTCATTTTCTAATACGGATCTAGATGTAACCTGGGTGGTATTAACAGAGGGATGGTGTGGGGATGCTGCACATGTGTTACCTGTATTGAATAAACTTGCAGAATTAAATGATGGGATAGATTTAAAAATCATCTCTAGAGATGATCACGATGAGTTGATGAATAATTTTTTAACCAACGGAGGAAAATCAATACCTAAATTAATTGTGTATGATAATCAAAACAAAGAAGTGTTAAATTCGTGGGGTCCCAGACCTTCTGTAGCAACACAAATGGTAAATGATTATAAAGAGCAACACGGTAGCTTAGATCCAGAGTTTAAGCAAGATTTACAAGTTTGGTATAACAAAGACAAAGGTGCAAATATTGCAGAGGATCTGGCGGATTTGTTATAG
- a CDS encoding WGR domain-containing protein, which produces MESPKNTGSKNSKTKTDNDYAIEFESAMKNWGEYYSDWAGCKNIYVGEDREVKGNTIYPESGDWVVNDIRGKSGTYGIDHESSRIYKVKLKNPEHYPKVDYKQQALKLKVDAVALMERYHWFSMLFRDWAHQTEVTPYGIWDTADDIDKDYENEKTEFVNDPHLALYWLLHFGFSLDNRYEEVKNIVLTNQLEEQLEYFKMTLGFFNTTDAFYDLQIHDEYSYCDEEDSFENLFLRRRAHLVFNTQSYEFRGKEDNLQQWWLSIIIYPQAEKNMIKRMRWLKNNLKKHNKWIEFDEIIKTAKIEEISLLSYILACNPNTKDKTKHANRFLEELLDGKKIWKENIRRKFVQIMIWDLKDLFTEKDTLKKAVNFYFKGNTASKEYADLLTVMGEPTPDSNTVQKILGKLADIFKDYDDFETTTAEKESLYKKTDAVFSSLEEKLLYQVIENINEYELSKRAFYFLYLNDLPDKQQTITQLFSNLGLYHHNIPEIFTKEFPHLIKDENDPNIEIVKSWFILPESKFESKYNAQKAPGVACMFFLNVLYLPDIFNFVVNTLLLDEDTLQKIPYLSEAIFTQLLSEEYDTKINPTNRFNKEQIETMLENTFTFLEKNHSKIPGGSTEAIRTVYHCENPLAKNWIKEHYKSIDIEKRFGNMSIDMDDLTEEINDALESALEFIRDAEQNVYLEYKDEKSAKFWKIKYYQEIFTVTYGKIGTKGQSKTKEFKDINTAHKEGKKLVEQKIKKGYISTTEKYFYQK; this is translated from the coding sequence ATGGAATCTCCTAAGAATACCGGATCAAAAAACAGTAAAACAAAAACGGATAACGATTATGCTATAGAATTTGAATCTGCAATGAAAAACTGGGGAGAATATTATTCAGACTGGGCAGGATGCAAAAATATTTATGTTGGTGAAGATCGAGAGGTAAAAGGTAATACCATCTATCCCGAAAGTGGTGATTGGGTTGTAAATGACATAAGAGGTAAAAGTGGCACTTATGGTATTGATCATGAATCTTCTAGAATCTATAAAGTAAAACTAAAAAACCCAGAACACTACCCCAAAGTAGATTACAAACAACAAGCATTAAAACTAAAAGTCGATGCGGTAGCACTTATGGAGCGGTACCATTGGTTCTCAATGCTTTTTAGAGACTGGGCACATCAAACAGAAGTAACTCCTTATGGCATATGGGATACCGCCGATGATATCGACAAAGACTATGAAAATGAAAAAACCGAATTTGTAAACGACCCTCATTTAGCTTTATACTGGTTGTTACATTTTGGGTTTTCTTTGGATAATAGATATGAGGAAGTAAAAAACATTGTGCTTACTAACCAATTAGAAGAACAACTAGAATATTTTAAAATGACTCTTGGTTTTTTTAATACAACCGATGCTTTTTATGATCTGCAGATACATGATGAATATTCTTATTGTGATGAGGAGGATAGTTTTGAAAACCTATTCTTAAGAAGACGTGCGCACTTAGTGTTTAATACTCAATCTTATGAATTTAGAGGGAAAGAAGATAATTTACAACAATGGTGGTTATCTATAATTATATATCCCCAGGCAGAAAAAAACATGATCAAACGCATGCGATGGCTAAAAAACAACTTAAAGAAACATAATAAATGGATCGAGTTTGATGAAATAATCAAAACGGCTAAAATAGAAGAAATCAGTTTACTATCTTATATATTGGCATGTAATCCCAATACAAAAGACAAAACAAAACATGCAAATCGTTTTTTAGAAGAACTCCTCGACGGAAAGAAAATCTGGAAAGAAAACATACGACGTAAATTCGTACAAATCATGATTTGGGATTTAAAAGATCTTTTTACAGAAAAAGATACTCTTAAAAAGGCGGTCAATTTTTACTTCAAAGGAAATACTGCCTCCAAAGAATATGCAGATTTATTAACTGTAATGGGAGAACCTACTCCAGATTCTAATACCGTTCAAAAGATTTTAGGAAAACTCGCCGACATTTTTAAAGATTATGATGATTTTGAAACGACCACAGCCGAAAAAGAAAGTTTATATAAAAAAACAGATGCTGTATTCTCTTCTCTAGAAGAAAAACTACTATATCAGGTTATAGAAAACATTAATGAATATGAACTATCAAAACGAGCCTTTTATTTCTTGTATCTAAATGACCTTCCTGATAAGCAACAAACTATTACACAACTGTTTTCTAACTTAGGATTATATCATCATAATATTCCTGAAATTTTCACAAAAGAATTTCCTCACTTAATCAAAGATGAGAACGATCCTAATATCGAAATAGTAAAATCATGGTTTATACTACCCGAAAGTAAATTTGAAAGCAAGTATAATGCACAAAAAGCTCCTGGAGTTGCCTGTATGTTTTTCCTGAATGTTTTATACTTACCTGATATTTTTAATTTCGTTGTCAATACATTATTACTTGATGAAGACACTCTTCAAAAAATACCATACCTATCAGAAGCTATTTTTACACAATTACTTTCTGAAGAATATGATACTAAAATAAACCCTACTAATAGGTTTAATAAAGAGCAAATTGAAACCATGCTCGAAAATACCTTTACGTTTTTAGAAAAAAACCATTCCAAAATTCCCGGAGGTAGTACAGAAGCTATCCGTACCGTTTACCATTGTGAGAATCCACTAGCAAAAAACTGGATTAAAGAACATTACAAAAGTATAGATATTGAAAAACGTTTTGGAAATATGTCTATTGACATGGATGATCTTACCGAAGAAATAAATGATGCTTTAGAAAGTGCTCTGGAATTTATAAGAGATGCAGAACAAAATGTTTATTTAGAATATAAAGACGAAAAATCAGCAAAATTTTGGAAAATAAAATATTACCAGGAAATTTTCACAGTAACTTATGGTAAAATAGGCACAAAAGGACAATCAAAAACAAAAGAATTTAAGGATATAAACACAGCACATAAAGAAGGAAAAAAACTTGTTGAACAAAAAATAAAAAAAGGATATATATCGACCACCGAAAAATATTTTTATCAGAAATAA
- a CDS encoding leucine-rich repeat domain-containing protein yields the protein MKKSFTIIILLLGCITAIGQENKIYTSLQEALINKDQTYRLDLSHTKLTKLSDSIAQLKHLQYLNLEGNEISKLPESIGNLKKLRTLNVKKNKLVELPGSFGDLQSIEVLFLSENQIITLPESIGNLKKLGWLFLKDNQIKMLPESFGSLTSLKKLDLRQNQLVELSNTFSNLTSLQELLIQGNRLSELPLTFGNLNNIEALNLSNNQIDELPESFGNLNSLEWLICKENKLDRIPETFGNLSKLKLLYLNANKISELPKSFQNLTNLKDLNLSGNRLSKAEKETSKQLLPNCEINFENSYYSLQKALENKKNVDILYLSDSELTELPESIGELKNLQKLYLISNQLKKLPKSFEKLKKLETLSLSYNSITSLPESLNKLKNLKQLYLDSNKLSSLPESIKGLKKLKIIHLSGNNLSDLEKEKIKKLLPDCSISF from the coding sequence ATGAAAAAATCATTTACTATAATTATACTATTACTAGGATGTATAACCGCTATTGGTCAGGAAAATAAAATTTACACCTCATTACAAGAGGCATTAATCAATAAAGACCAGACATACAGACTAGATCTTAGCCACACTAAACTCACAAAACTATCTGATTCTATAGCGCAACTAAAACATTTACAATACCTTAATCTGGAAGGAAATGAAATAAGTAAATTACCAGAATCTATTGGAAATCTAAAAAAATTAAGAACACTTAATGTAAAAAAGAATAAACTCGTTGAGCTACCAGGATCTTTTGGTGATTTGCAAAGCATAGAGGTTTTGTTTTTGTCTGAAAATCAAATTATTACACTACCAGAATCTATCGGGAATTTAAAAAAACTAGGATGGCTATTTTTAAAAGATAATCAAATCAAGATGTTACCCGAGTCCTTTGGTAGCCTTACCAGTTTAAAAAAATTAGATTTGAGACAGAATCAACTCGTTGAGTTATCTAATACTTTTAGTAACCTTACCAGCTTACAAGAACTTCTTATACAAGGAAATCGACTTTCAGAATTGCCTCTAACATTTGGAAATCTAAACAATATAGAAGCACTAAACCTATCAAACAATCAAATTGATGAATTGCCTGAATCTTTTGGAAATCTAAATAGTTTAGAGTGGTTGATTTGTAAAGAAAATAAGTTAGATCGTATTCCTGAAACTTTCGGAAACCTTTCAAAATTAAAACTTCTGTACTTAAATGCTAATAAAATAAGTGAGCTGCCAAAATCCTTTCAGAATCTTACCAATTTAAAAGACCTCAACCTATCTGGCAACAGGCTTTCTAAAGCAGAAAAAGAAACAAGCAAACAATTATTACCTAATTGTGAAATTAATTTCGAAAACAGTTACTACTCTTTGCAGAAGGCCTTAGAAAACAAAAAAAATGTTGACATCCTATATCTTTCAGATAGCGAATTAACAGAACTACCAGAATCAATAGGAGAGCTTAAAAATTTGCAAAAGCTATATCTCATAAGCAATCAACTTAAGAAATTACCAAAATCCTTTGAGAAACTTAAAAAATTAGAAACTCTTTCTTTATCCTATAATAGCATTACAAGTTTACCCGAATCACTAAACAAGCTTAAAAATTTAAAACAACTCTATTTAGATAGCAACAAACTCTCTTCTTTACCTGAATCTATTAAAGGCTTAAAAAAATTAAAAATCATCCATCTATCTGGTAACAATTTGTCTGATTTAGAAAAAGAAAAAATCAAAAAACTACTTCCTGATTGTTCGATTTCTTTTTAA
- a CDS encoding DNA-3-methyladenine glycosylase I has translation MQKHRCGWCIGDPLYEAYHDTEWGVPLHDEQLLFEFLILETFQAGLSWITILRKRENFRVAFDNFDYKIVAKYNDMKKEELLQNAGIIRNKLKVNSAISNAQNFIKIQEEFGSFNTYIWSFVDGKQVQNSWPHYKDCPATTETSDIVSKDLKKRGFKFVGSTVIYAFMQAIGMVNDHEVGCFRYKEV, from the coding sequence ATGCAAAAACACAGATGTGGGTGGTGTATTGGGGACCCATTATACGAAGCCTATCATGACACTGAGTGGGGAGTACCATTACACGACGAACAACTTTTATTCGAATTTTTAATTCTTGAAACTTTTCAGGCGGGTTTGAGTTGGATTACCATTTTACGAAAACGAGAAAATTTTAGGGTTGCTTTTGATAATTTTGATTATAAAATCGTTGCTAAATATAACGATATGAAGAAAGAAGAATTATTACAAAATGCTGGAATCATTCGCAATAAACTAAAAGTAAATTCTGCAATATCCAATGCTCAGAATTTTATTAAAATACAAGAAGAGTTTGGTAGTTTTAATACATATATCTGGAGTTTTGTAGATGGGAAACAAGTTCAGAACAGTTGGCCTCATTATAAAGATTGCCCTGCGACTACAGAAACTTCTGACATCGTAAGTAAAGATTTAAAAAAGCGAGGGTTCAAGTTTGTGGGTTCTACTGTGATTTATGCTTTTATGCAGGCTATTGGTATGGTAAACGATCACGAAGTAGGCTGTTTTAGATACAAAGAAGTTTAA
- a CDS encoding ACT domain-containing protein, protein MSGETNLATLIRNMSPVLQTGEFVFSTVKNTDHIPREDSIGEFKEPEGVTIIIDRKKAEHLNLSYEYIASWITLKIHSSLDAVGLTAIFSTELAKHKISCNVIAGYYHDHIFVDKKDENKAITVLKKLSENYKG, encoded by the coding sequence ATGAGTGGAGAAACTAATTTAGCTACTTTAATCAGAAACATGTCTCCTGTATTACAAACTGGTGAGTTTGTTTTTTCTACAGTAAAAAATACAGATCATATCCCCAGAGAAGATAGTATTGGTGAATTTAAAGAACCCGAAGGAGTAACTATTATAATTGATCGTAAAAAGGCAGAACATCTTAATCTCTCTTATGAATATATTGCCTCATGGATAACTTTAAAAATTCATTCTTCACTGGATGCAGTTGGTCTTACAGCTATTTTTTCGACAGAATTAGCAAAACATAAAATTAGTTGTAATGTAATTGCCGGCTATTATCATGATCATATTTTCGTTGACAAAAAAGATGAAAATAAAGCAATTACTGTTCTAAAGAAACTATCTGAAAATTATAAAGGATAG
- the upp gene encoding uracil phosphoribosyltransferase, whose protein sequence is MVIHNLGLKNSILNQFVLELRDVTIQKDAMRFRKNIERIGEILSYELSTALDYETRTVQTPLGTKEISVPKNAIVLCSILRAGLPLHQGLLNYFDAAENGFISAYRDHQNTDDDFEIVVKYLASPSLKDKTLILADPMLATGKTLENTFTVMKRHGMPEQVHIVSVIGSEQGISYIKNVFPENTHLWIAAVDEKLNDKSYIIPGLGDAGDLSFGVKL, encoded by the coding sequence ATGGTTATTCATAATTTAGGATTAAAAAATTCAATTTTAAATCAATTTGTTTTAGAATTAAGAGATGTTACTATACAGAAAGATGCAATGCGTTTTAGGAAAAATATCGAACGAATAGGCGAAATCTTAAGTTACGAACTAAGTACAGCGTTGGATTATGAAACTAGAACAGTTCAAACCCCTTTGGGAACCAAAGAAATTTCTGTGCCTAAGAATGCAATCGTATTGTGTTCTATTCTTAGAGCCGGGTTGCCATTGCATCAAGGGTTATTAAATTATTTTGATGCTGCAGAAAACGGATTTATTTCGGCGTATAGGGATCATCAAAATACTGATGATGATTTTGAAATTGTTGTAAAATACCTGGCTTCACCTTCTTTGAAAGATAAAACCTTGATTTTGGCAGACCCAATGTTGGCAACAGGAAAAACCCTCGAGAATACATTTACTGTAATGAAAAGACATGGTATGCCCGAACAAGTACATATTGTTTCTGTAATAGGCTCAGAGCAAGGAATATCATATATTAAAAATGTTTTTCCTGAAAATACTCATCTCTGGATTGCCGCAGTCGATGAAAAATTAAATGATAAGAGTTACATTATTCCTGGCCTCGGTGATGCCGGAGATTTATCTTTTGGAGTAAAATTGTAA
- the aat gene encoding leucyl/phenylalanyl-tRNA--protein transferase, with product MYILTDSIQFPPVTLADANGLLAIGGDLSVDRLLEAYHNGIFPWYDEKQPILWYSPDPRMVLFTPELRVSKSMRQLIRKNKFEVTFNKAFDSVVQHCATIKRPEQEGTWITNDMQKAYKKLHEQGHAISVEVWEQSALVGGLYGILLEDKKVFCGESMFSKVSNASKYGFITLVEWLIKKEIQLIDCQVYTDHLASLGAREITRAAFIKYLK from the coding sequence TTGTACATTTTAACAGACTCAATACAATTTCCACCGGTTACTCTTGCTGATGCTAATGGCCTTTTGGCTATAGGAGGAGATCTTTCTGTTGATAGATTATTGGAGGCATATCATAACGGGATTTTTCCCTGGTATGATGAGAAACAACCGATCCTATGGTATAGCCCAGATCCAAGAATGGTACTTTTTACGCCAGAACTTAGGGTAAGTAAAAGTATGCGCCAACTTATCAGAAAAAATAAGTTTGAAGTAACATTTAATAAGGCTTTTGACAGTGTTGTACAACACTGTGCAACAATCAAACGTCCAGAACAAGAAGGTACCTGGATTACAAACGATATGCAAAAGGCATATAAAAAACTTCATGAGCAAGGACATGCTATTTCTGTCGAGGTTTGGGAACAATCTGCTTTGGTAGGAGGTTTGTACGGGATTTTGTTGGAAGATAAAAAAGTATTTTGTGGTGAGAGCATGTTCTCTAAAGTAAGTAATGCGTCTAAATATGGTTTTATTACCTTGGTAGAGTGGTTAATAAAAAAAGAGATACAATTGATCGATTGCCAGGTGTATACCGATCATTTGGCAAGCCTGGGCGCCAGAGAAATTACCAGGGCCGCGTTTATAAAATATTTGAAGTAA
- a CDS encoding DUF3127 domain-containing protein produces MEVQGKVKMIGETQTFGSNGFRKREIVVTTEEQYPQHIMVEFVQDKCDLLNPFQVGQDVKISINLRGREWVNPQGETKYFNSIQGWRIESLQPAAQNASAPPTPPVDAFEPAKDFSEEEHDDLPF; encoded by the coding sequence ATGGAAGTACAAGGTAAAGTAAAGATGATCGGTGAGACTCAAACCTTTGGAAGCAATGGTTTTAGAAAGAGAGAAATTGTAGTTACTACTGAAGAGCAATACCCACAACATATCATGGTAGAGTTTGTTCAGGATAAATGTGACTTATTAAACCCTTTTCAAGTTGGTCAGGATGTAAAAATAAGTATTAATTTACGTGGTCGTGAGTGGGTAAATCCACAAGGAGAAACTAAGTATTTTAATTCTATCCAGGGATGGAGAATTGAGAGTTTGCAACCTGCAGCTCAGAATGCTTCTGCTCCTCCAACTCCACCAGTAGATGCCTTTGAGCCTGCAAAAGATTTTTCTGAAGAAGAACATGATGATTTACCGTTCTAA
- a CDS encoding flavin reductase family protein — protein MITIDPSEVTTGKLHGLILGAIGPRPIAFASTMDVNGNANLSPFSFFNVFSANPPILIFSPARRVRDNTTKHTLENAESTKEVVINIVNYDIVQQMSLSSTEYPEGVNEFVKSGLTMVPSEKVKAYRVGESPVQFECKVNQVVPMGTEGGAGNLIICEVVLMHINENVMDENNRIDQHKIDQVARMGGNWYSRANMGMFEVPKPLSSIGIGVDALPEEIRSSTIFTGNDLGKLGNVEGIPTKTEALEFVNNHNDIKGKIQEANLIEIHKFAKQYLDQDDIDTAWNILAAK, from the coding sequence ATGATTACAATCGATCCGTCAGAGGTTACTACAGGAAAATTACATGGTTTAATTCTTGGAGCAATCGGTCCCAGACCTATAGCTTTTGCTAGTACGATGGATGTAAATGGCAATGCTAATTTATCTCCGTTTAGTTTTTTTAATGTATTTAGTGCAAATCCACCGATTCTTATTTTTTCTCCGGCGAGAAGAGTAAGAGATAATACAACTAAACATACATTAGAAAATGCAGAATCTACCAAAGAAGTAGTCATTAATATTGTGAATTATGATATTGTACAGCAGATGTCATTATCAAGTACAGAGTATCCAGAAGGGGTTAACGAATTTGTAAAATCTGGGCTTACCATGGTTCCTTCAGAAAAAGTTAAAGCATATCGTGTAGGAGAATCTCCGGTACAGTTTGAATGTAAGGTTAATCAGGTAGTTCCTATGGGTACCGAAGGAGGAGCGGGTAATCTTATTATCTGTGAGGTCGTTCTTATGCATATTAATGAGAATGTGATGGACGAAAATAATAGAATAGATCAGCATAAGATAGATCAGGTTGCTCGTATGGGGGGTAATTGGTACAGTAGAGCCAACATGGGAATGTTTGAAGTGCCTAAACCATTAAGCTCTATAGGGATTGGTGTAGATGCATTGCCAGAAGAAATAAGAAGCAGTACTATTTTTACAGGAAACGATTTAGGTAAGCTAGGAAATGTAGAAGGAATCCCAACAAAAACTGAAGCTTTAGAATTTGTTAATAACCATAATGATATTAAGGGTAAAATTCAGGAGGCTAACCTAATAGAAATTCATAAATTTGCAAAGCAGTATCTTGATCAGGATGATATAGATACAGCATGGAACATTTTAGCAGCAAAATAA
- a CDS encoding sensor histidine kinase — protein MNFSDERNFSSYFIIIAVLVITGLVLWNTSLFMQRLKDDERTKVEIWVQSQKALDSEQSDDYLELSIVIGATNNSIPIIITDSKGDFIRDSLGKPDPSYFKNLSKSEVTDEDKLKSYLKTLKSENDPIELDLKDTVQYIYYGNSDILNKLKYYPMTIAIIIFLLIGVIYFFFTTSKASEQNKLWAGMAKETAHQIGTPLSSLVGWNEILKTENVNPEYIVEIEKDIERLKIITERFSKIGSIPNLEDVDIVEETRNAYTYLQSRSSKLINFSLNLPDKPIQVSLNSQLYSWTIENLVKNAIDAMRGKGDLEIDLIDDAKRVFIRIKDTGKGIPKSKFTKIFEPGYTSKSRGWGLGLSLSKRIIEEYHLGKIKVLKSDIGKGTTFQITLRKSGVTS, from the coding sequence ATGAATTTTTCTGATGAGCGTAATTTTTCGAGCTATTTTATTATTATAGCTGTTTTAGTAATAACTGGCCTCGTTTTATGGAATACATCGTTATTTATGCAACGTCTTAAGGATGACGAACGAACTAAAGTTGAAATATGGGTGCAATCCCAGAAAGCATTAGACAGCGAACAATCCGATGATTATCTTGAGTTATCTATTGTAATAGGAGCAACAAATAATTCTATACCTATCATCATTACAGATTCTAAAGGTGATTTTATTAGAGATTCTTTAGGAAAACCTGACCCAAGTTATTTTAAAAATTTATCTAAAAGTGAAGTAACAGATGAAGATAAGCTTAAGTCATATTTAAAAACGTTAAAATCTGAAAACGACCCGATAGAACTCGATCTTAAAGATACCGTTCAATATATTTATTATGGAAATTCGGATATTTTAAATAAACTGAAATATTACCCAATGACCATTGCCATCATTATATTTTTGCTAATTGGAGTAATTTATTTCTTTTTTACTACCTCTAAAGCTAGTGAACAAAATAAACTATGGGCAGGTATGGCTAAAGAGACTGCCCATCAAATCGGCACACCATTATCCTCATTGGTAGGTTGGAACGAAATCCTTAAAACCGAAAATGTAAATCCAGAATATATCGTAGAAATAGAAAAGGATATTGAGCGACTAAAGATAATTACAGAACGTTTTTCTAAAATTGGTTCTATTCCCAATCTCGAAGATGTTGATATTGTAGAAGAAACCCGAAATGCTTATACATATCTTCAATCCAGAAGCTCTAAACTCATTAATTTTTCGCTTAATTTACCCGATAAACCTATTCAAGTATCATTAAACTCCCAATTATATAGCTGGACAATCGAAAATCTCGTAAAAAATGCTATTGATGCGATGCGAGGAAAAGGAGATCTTGAAATTGACCTTATAGATGATGCAAAGCGGGTATTTATACGAATTAAAGATACTGGTAAAGGTATTCCTAAAAGTAAATTCACCAAAATTTTTGAACCTGGATATACATCTAAGAGCAGAGGATGGGGTCTGGGTCTATCCCTATCAAAAAGAATTATAGAAGAATACCACTTAGGAAAAATTAAAGTTCTTAAATCAGATATTGGTAAAGGCACTACTTTTCAAATCACACTTCGCAAGTCTGGAGTTACTTCTTAA
- a CDS encoding acyl-CoA thioesterase, whose protein sequence is MQESDFKLSLQLRIDWSEMDTYQHVNNVNFMKYMQSARVQFWEVTGLATLYAETKKGPMLVSTRCDFKNPLFFPGNVVIKTKVEFIKNSSFGLHHHLYNDEGVLCAEGHDVAVCFDFNTDKTFLITDELRGVMKQY, encoded by the coding sequence ATGCAAGAATCGGATTTTAAATTATCTCTACAACTTCGTATTGATTGGAGTGAGATGGATACCTATCAGCATGTGAACAATGTAAATTTCATGAAATATATGCAAAGTGCACGTGTTCAATTCTGGGAAGTAACCGGTTTGGCAACATTATATGCCGAAACTAAAAAAGGACCGATGTTGGTTTCTACCCGATGTGATTTTAAAAACCCTTTGTTTTTTCCGGGAAATGTAGTAATTAAAACTAAAGTCGAATTTATTAAAAACTCTAGTTTTGGGTTACATCATCATTTGTATAATGATGAAGGGGTACTTTGTGCAGAAGGTCATGATGTAGCAGTTTGTTTTGATTTTAATACAGACAAAACATTTCTGATTACAGATGAATTACGAGGGGTTATGAAACAATATTAG
- a CDS encoding HIT family protein, with protein MSTLFTKIVNGEIPSYKVAEDENYYAFLDISPNAKGHTLCIPKKEEDKIFDLDEDEYLELMRFSRKVAKAIEKTVSCKRVGIAVVGLEVPHVHVHLIPLNEMKEMTFQHKISMTESDFKTLAKEIHSNL; from the coding sequence ATGTCTACCCTATTTACTAAAATTGTAAATGGCGAAATTCCATCGTATAAAGTGGCCGAAGATGAGAATTATTACGCCTTTTTGGATATTAGTCCAAATGCAAAAGGACATACACTTTGTATTCCTAAAAAAGAAGAAGATAAAATATTTGATCTGGATGAAGACGAATATCTGGAGTTAATGCGCTTTTCTCGTAAAGTAGCTAAAGCTATAGAAAAAACAGTTTCTTGTAAACGTGTTGGTATTGCCGTTGTAGGTCTAGAAGTACCACATGTACACGTACATTTAATTCCGCTAAATGAAATGAAAGAAATGACTTTTCAGCATAAAATTTCTATGACAGAGTCTGATTTTAAAACATTGGCAAAAGAGATTCATTCGAATTTATAA
- the greA gene encoding transcription elongation factor GreA, which yields MSKVSYYTAEGLKKLRDEVSQLKDVERPKASQAIAEARDKGDLSENAEYDAAKEAQGLLEMRISKLEETLSNARLIDESQLDTSKALIHSTVKIKNQTNGAEMTYKLVAQSEADLKTGKISVDSPIGKGLLGKSVGEIAEIQVPNGIMKFDVVEISRE from the coding sequence ATGAGCAAAGTATCTTATTATACTGCCGAGGGGCTTAAAAAACTAAGAGACGAAGTAAGTCAACTTAAGGATGTAGAGCGCCCAAAAGCTTCTCAAGCGATAGCTGAAGCGCGTGATAAAGGGGATTTAAGTGAAAATGCCGAATATGATGCCGCAAAAGAAGCACAGGGATTATTAGAGATGAGAATTTCTAAATTAGAAGAAACTCTTTCGAATGCACGTTTAATTGACGAATCTCAATTAGATACATCTAAAGCCCTTATACATTCTACTGTAAAGATCAAAAATCAAACTAATGGTGCCGAAATGACCTATAAATTGGTAGCACAAAGTGAAGCAGATCTTAAAACAGGAAAAATATCTGTAGATTCTCCTATCGGAAAAGGTCTATTAGGAAAAAGTGTTGGCGAAATAGCCGAAATACAGGTTCCTAATGGGATTATGAAGTTTGATGTTGTAGAGATTTCAAGAGAATAA